One genomic segment of candidate division KSB1 bacterium includes these proteins:
- a CDS encoding acyl-CoA thioesterase has protein sequence MNPHTRAPENANDFVAATTAEMSEIVLPNDANLLGNILGGKVMHLIDIAAAVAASRHCHRAVVTASVDYLEFHHPVKVGELIIIRAALNRAFHTSMEIGVKVWSENLLTGERKHTSSAYLTFVALNEQGRPVAVPEYVPVTAAEKRRWHAAEVRRATRLQMKNKFAK, from the coding sequence ATGAACCCACACACACGCGCGCCAGAGAACGCGAATGACTTTGTTGCTGCCACCACCGCCGAAATGTCGGAGATCGTGCTGCCGAACGATGCCAACCTGCTCGGCAACATCCTGGGCGGCAAAGTTATGCACCTGATTGACATTGCTGCGGCCGTTGCCGCCTCGCGCCACTGCCATCGTGCCGTGGTCACCGCCAGTGTGGACTACCTAGAATTTCACCACCCCGTCAAAGTCGGAGAACTCATCATCATCCGCGCCGCCCTCAATCGTGCTTTTCACACCTCCATGGAAATCGGTGTCAAAGTTTGGTCGGAAAACTTGCTGACCGGCGAACGCAAGCATACCAGCTCCGCCTATCTCACCTTCGTCGCCCTCAACGAACAGGGCCGGCCGGTCGCCGTGCCGGAGTACGTTCCCGTCACTGCAGCGGAAAAGCGGCGCTGGCATGCCGCGGAAGTTCGGCGAGCGACACGCTTGCAAATGAAAAACAAATTCGCTAAATAG
- a CDS encoding MBL fold metallo-hydrolase, with protein sequence MASNDSPAAGHAQSQNRSERQAQAEKARPSPAELLIRFWGVRGSYPVPGPHTVRYGGNTACVEVRNAYHRIILDAGTGLIALGDLIMSEHQAAGADEPREPHPITILLSHTHHDHIQALPFFLPAYSSRTRLYVYGPQLLGVDLRDSISLTMTARYCPVRLEELNAHKIIENLADSDRLLYRNSDRAPQIYSAREELPPSQPGDLLVSIMRSYAHPKDGVFVFKIANNGRRVVYASDIEGYTGGDARLIEFARDADVLIHDAQYTHDEYADPHFPTQGFGHSTVEMACEVARKARVGRLILFHHDPRHADEDMDRIQEYARTLFKSAYAAHEGMEIHLSP encoded by the coding sequence ATGGCCAGCAACGATAGCCCCGCCGCAGGTCATGCGCAAAGTCAAAATCGTTCGGAGAGGCAGGCACAAGCGGAGAAAGCCCGGCCTTCTCCTGCCGAGCTTTTGATTCGATTTTGGGGCGTGCGGGGCAGCTATCCGGTGCCCGGCCCGCACACTGTCCGGTACGGCGGCAATACCGCCTGTGTCGAAGTTCGCAACGCCTATCATCGCATCATTCTCGATGCCGGCACCGGCCTGATTGCACTCGGCGACCTCATCATGTCCGAACATCAGGCGGCCGGTGCGGACGAACCGCGGGAACCCCACCCCATCACGATTCTGCTGAGTCACACCCATCACGATCATATTCAGGCCCTGCCGTTCTTCCTGCCGGCCTATTCGAGCCGGACGCGGCTTTATGTTTATGGCCCGCAATTGCTGGGTGTCGATCTGCGCGACAGCATCTCCCTCACCATGACGGCACGCTATTGCCCGGTGCGGCTGGAGGAATTGAACGCCCACAAGATCATCGAAAACCTGGCGGATTCCGACCGGCTGCTCTACCGCAACTCCGACAGGGCTCCCCAAATTTACAGCGCACGGGAGGAATTGCCGCCGTCGCAGCCCGGCGATCTGCTGGTGAGCATCATGCGCAGCTATGCCCATCCCAAGGACGGCGTTTTCGTCTTCAAGATCGCCAACAACGGCCGGCGAGTGGTTTATGCCTCCGACATCGAGGGCTACACCGGCGGCGATGCGCGTCTCATCGAGTTTGCCCGCGATGCCGATGTGTTGATTCATGATGCCCAATACACCCACGACGAGTATGCCGACCCGCATTTCCCCACCCAGGGCTTCGGCCACAGCACGGTCGAAATGGCCTGCGAAGTGGCGCGCAAGGCCCGGGTGGGCAGGCTGATCCTGTTTCATCACGATCCGCGCCATGCGGATGAAGACATGGATCGCATTCAGGAATATGCCCGTACTCTCTTCAAATCGGCTTATGCCGCCCACGAAGGCATGGAGATACACCTCAGCCCATGA
- a CDS encoding Mrp/NBP35 family ATP-binding protein, whose protein sequence is MNHPLHPTPPQQPPRPVPGAKNIIAVASGKGGVGKTTVSVNLAVALAQRGLQVGLLDADIYGPNVPMMTDTLKAKLHATPQGRIQPIEKYGIKIVSIGYVSEGDTAVIWRGPLVGRMITQFLTEVEWGELDYLVVDLPPGTGDAQLTLSQAVALTGAVIVTTPQDVALSDAKKGINMFRKVEVPVLGIIENMSYFICPHCGQRTEVFAHGGGREAAEKFAVPFLGEVPLNLAIRLGGDVGRPIVSQNDEAGIQAVFQKIVENLIAQVAAQNSRAGAGNELLGKVFKLS, encoded by the coding sequence ATGAACCATCCCCTTCATCCCACGCCGCCACAACAACCACCGCGACCTGTGCCCGGCGCGAAAAATATCATCGCTGTCGCCAGCGGCAAAGGCGGCGTGGGCAAAACCACCGTATCGGTCAATCTTGCAGTGGCCCTGGCGCAACGCGGGCTGCAGGTGGGATTGTTGGATGCCGACATCTATGGCCCCAATGTGCCGATGATGACTGACACATTGAAAGCCAAACTCCATGCCACGCCGCAGGGTCGTATTCAACCGATCGAGAAGTATGGCATTAAAATTGTCTCTATCGGTTATGTCAGCGAAGGGGACACGGCCGTGATCTGGCGCGGTCCGCTCGTGGGCCGTATGATCACCCAGTTTCTCACCGAGGTGGAGTGGGGCGAGCTGGACTATTTGGTGGTGGATTTGCCGCCTGGCACCGGCGATGCCCAACTAACGCTCTCGCAGGCTGTGGCCTTGACCGGCGCGGTGATCGTGACCACGCCGCAGGATGTGGCCTTGAGCGATGCCAAAAAAGGCATCAACATGTTCCGCAAGGTGGAAGTGCCGGTGCTGGGAATCATCGAAAACATGAGTTATTTCATTTGCCCCCATTGCGGTCAGCGCACCGAGGTGTTTGCGCATGGCGGTGGCCGGGAGGCAGCGGAGAAATTTGCCGTGCCGTTCCTGGGCGAGGTGCCGCTCAACCTGGCGATCCGGCTGGGAGGCGATGTTGGCCGGCCGATCGTCAGCCAAAATGACGAAGCCGGCATTCAGGCGGTGTTTCAGAAGATTGTGGAGAATTTGATCGCGCAGGTCGCCGCCCAGAATTCGCGCGCGGGAGCCGGCAACGAATTGTTGGGAAAAGTGTTCAAGCTTTCCTGA
- a CDS encoding superoxide dismutase, protein MAYEYNLSPRPYSDEEAKTLLKDVISPETTDWHYNTHHKGYVTVLNKIEQALEKANPADANGNYSEIGELKRRYTWNHSGALLHDVYWAVMGGDGDPAKGPEVLKAIEKQFGSFDKWKADFKATAVSAKLSGWGLLVYDALWSKQLLNVLVDEHQYGAIWGGIPLIACDVFEHAYYHKDGPARAKYIDNFIARLHWGRINDRYKMYVK, encoded by the coding sequence GCGAAGACCCTGTTGAAAGACGTGATCAGCCCGGAGACCACGGATTGGCACTACAATACCCACCACAAAGGCTATGTGACAGTGCTCAACAAAATCGAACAGGCACTGGAAAAAGCCAATCCCGCCGATGCCAATGGCAACTACAGCGAGATCGGGGAGTTGAAGCGGCGCTACACCTGGAATCACTCCGGCGCCCTGCTGCATGACGTGTATTGGGCCGTGATGGGTGGTGATGGCGACCCTGCCAAAGGCCCGGAGGTGCTAAAAGCCATCGAAAAACAATTCGGCTCCTTTGACAAGTGGAAGGCGGATTTCAAGGCCACGGCCGTCTCCGCCAAACTCAGTGGTTGGGGTCTGTTGGTGTATGATGCTCTCTGGTCCAAGCAGCTTCTCAATGTGCTGGTGGACGAGCATCAATATGGCGCCATCTGGGGTGGCATTCCGCTAATTGCCTGCGACGTGTTCGAACATGCCTATTATCATAAAGACGGTCCGGCCCGGGCAAAGTACATCGATAATTTCATCGCCCGGCTGCACTGGGGTCGCATCAACGATCGCTACAAAATGTATGTGAAGTAG